A single Oncorhynchus tshawytscha isolate Ot180627B linkage group LG01, Otsh_v2.0, whole genome shotgun sequence DNA region contains:
- the ndnfl gene encoding protein NDNF, with amino-acid sequence MMAAMALSWYLCLAVTLLCGPSWPQGHSALAPENEVPLRPTTWLPDGKVTSIHLPKGRTRRLYFTLKKKVAMMSVTVSPCDLPIEWTLAARTLKDKPPKSPHWSTKKSMPEVWWRGPGTEAKIHTYTGNAMDTYTGPSYAPASIYILRLRPKDQDTRATMYLHQGSGPSGAFPELPSDPHVHTLGVGMTSVTLSWGPSTSLTRLPHTQRIYDYCVLVNRKHNYHNLCAAREGIRKEQEKDKKRQKKDKQRKVTVWPILKNWWWQQWDAETELRDQHDDLQCVCKGTESVCTVSELVPDTQYYFDVFLIDRLNGTSAAYTGTFAQTHEEARPAITPLREGELRWVTFRDGGSTSGEFFSFRPRGWQQSGLLTLQSCGSSEKIKVTISSKGQELSSHAVGEDLAQIWLQGSPSYLIHLEREGTAPPRQAALGALKASVKMQASSAYHRQGVPSLPTTLQIKSFNRLRSCDSITLAWMGTEERSLYCVYRRRLGKGEKGGTAPCLGPESRSDTERVVCKYFQELNPRRAVTTAVIGGLEPGVAYMFDVYLMRRWGIPIKYSSKTVRTRKEC; translated from the exons ATGATGGCAGCAATGGCCCTGTCCTGGTATCTCTGCCTGGCCGTGACTCTCCTCTGTGGCCCCTCCTGGCCCCAAGGACACTCGGCTCTGGCCCCTGAGAATGAGGTGCCACTCCGCCCCACCACCTGGCTGCCTGATGGAAAGGTCACCTCCATACATCTGCCCAAAGGACGCACCCGGAG ACTGTACTTCACATTGAAGAAGAAGGTTGCGATGATGTCTGTGACCGTCAGTCCCTGTGACCTCCCCATTGAATGGACCCTCGCAGCCCGAACCCTGAAGGACAAACCGCCTAAAAGTCCACACT GGAGTACCAAGAAGAGTATGCCTGAGGTGTGGTGGAGAGGGCCTGGAACTGAAGCCAAGATACACACCTACACTGGCAATGCCATGGACACCTACACAGGTCCTTCCTATGCCCCAGCATCTATCTACATCCTCAGACTGCGCCCCAAGGACCAGGACACCAGGGCTACCATGTACCTCCATCAGGGCTCTGGGCCCTCAGGGGCCTTCCCGGAGCTTCCCTCTGACCCCCATGTCCACACCCTGGGTGTAGGAATGACCAGTGTCACCCTCAGCTGGGGCCCCAGTACCTCCCTCACAAGACTGCCGCACACCCAACGCATCTATGACTACTGTGTCCTTGTCAACCGCAAACACAACTACCACAACCTCTGTGCCGCCCGGGAGGGCATCAGGAAAGAGCAGGAGAAAGACAAGAAACGGCAGAAGAAGGACAAACAAAGGAAAGTAACTGTGTGGCCCATTCTCAAAAactggtggtggcagcagtgggatGCTGAAACAGAGCTCCGTGACCAGCATGATGATCTCCAATGTGTTTGTAAGGGAACAGAGAGCGTGTGCACTGTTTCAGAGCTTGTCCCCGACACGCAGTACTACTTTGACGTATTTTTGATTGACAGGCTAAATGGAACCAGTGCAGCATATACTGGAACGTTCGCTCAAACACATGAGGAGGCCCGACCAGCTATCACACCACTCAGGGAAGGGGAGCTCCGGTGGGTGACCTTCCGGGATGGAGGCTCAACCTCTGGGGAGTTCTTTAGCTTCCGTCCCCGGGGTTGGCAGCAGAGTGGCCTGCTCACTCTCCAGAGCTGCGGAAGCAGTGAGAAGATCAAGGTCACCATCTCCAGCAAGGGCCAAGAGCTTAGCTCCCATGCTGTGGGAGAAGACTTGGCTCAGATCTGGCTCCAGGGCAGCCCCTCCTACCTCatccacctggagagagagggaactgcGCCCCCCAGACAAGCTGCTCTAGGGGCACTGAAGGCCTCTGTTAAGATGCAGGCATCCTCTGCTTACCATCGTCAAGGGGTACCTTCGCTCCCCACCACCCTGCAGATTAAGTCTTTCAACAGGCTGAGGAGCTGTGACTCCATCACCCTGGCCTGGATGGgcacagaggagaggagcctaTACTGTGTGTACCGCCGGAGGCTGGGTAAGGGCGAGAAGGGAGGTACGGCACCCTGCCTGGGGCCTGAGTCACGGTCGGACACTGAGAGAGTCGTGTGTAAATACTTCCAGGAGCTAAACCCTCGGCGGGCTGTCACGACGGCCGTGATCGGGGGCCTGGAGCCTGGGGTGGCCTACATGTTTGATGTCTATCTAATGAGACGCTGGGGGATCCCCATAAAGTACAGCAGCAAGACAGTGAGAACCAGGAAGGAGTGCTGA